One genomic window of Cydia strobilella chromosome 11, ilCydStro3.1, whole genome shotgun sequence includes the following:
- the LOC134745497 gene encoding purine nucleoside phosphorylase-like isoform X1, with product MAPVNEKVLNNAEYVPAKKALPEVNSDNGHINGNKASSYSYETLVETANFLLSRTSVRPHIGIICGSGLGAYWKEGSLAEHIEDPDSVDYEEIPNFPVSTVEGHHGRLVFGKISGVPVVAMQGRFHYYEGYPLWMCCLPIRVMKLLGVKTLIATNAAGGLNPNYKIGDLMIVKDHINMMGFAGNNPLHGPNDERFGPRFPPMNKAYNLEYRKIANEVAKELNIENIVREGVYTCLGGPNFETVAELKMLQMVGVDTVGMSTVHEVIIARHCDMKVFGLSLVTNECVTCEDAADEANHEEVLDVGRMRQDILRKYVSKLVERFAAVDGLN from the exons ATGGCTCCAGTTAATGAAAAAGTGTTAAACAACGCGGAATACGTTCCTGCGAAGAAAGCCCTGCCTGAAGTGAACTCGGATAATGGACATATCAATGGAAATAAGGCTAG CTCATATTCGTACGAGACCCTGGTGGAAACCGCCAACTTCCTTCTGTCCAGAACCTCGGTGCGGCCTCACATTGGGATCATCTGCGGGTCTGGGTTGGGTGCGTATTGGAAAGAGG GCTCATTAGCAGAACACATAGAAGACCCAGACAGTGTAGACTATGAAGAAATCCCCAACTTCCCCGTGAGCACGGTGGAGGGCCATCATGGCAGACTGGTGTTCGGCAAGATATCGGGCGTCCCAGTGGTCGCCATGCAGGGCAGATTCCACTATTATGAAGGCTACCCCCTTTGGatg TGTTGCCTACCGATTCGCGTAATGAAACTCCTGGGAGTAAAAACTTTGATCGCTACAAACGCAGCTGGCGGGCTCAACCCCAACTACAAAATCGGAGACCTCATGATTGTAAAGGACCACATCAACATGATGGGCTTCGCTGGAAACAATCCCCTCCACGGACCCAACGACGAGAGATTTGGACCTCGCTTCCCTCCAATGAACAAGGCGTACAACTTGGAATATAGGAAAATAGCTAATGAA GTAGCGAAAGAATTGAATATAGAAAACATCGTACGCGAAGGCGTGTACACCTGTCTCGGAGGACCTAACTTCGAAACTGTAGCAGAGTTGAAGATGTTGCAAATGGTGGGAGTCGACACAGTAGGCATGTCAACAGTACATGAG gtTATCATCGCCCGCCACTGCGATATGAAAGTATTCGGTCTGTCGCTGGTGACCAACGAGTGTGTGACTTGCGAGGACGCGGCAGACGAAGCCAACCATGAGGAGGTGCTGGATGTCGGCCGCATGCGGCAGGATATTCTTCGCAAATACGTTTCAAAACTTGTTGAGCGATTCGCCGCGGTAGATGGCTTAAATTGA
- the LOC134745497 gene encoding purine nucleoside phosphorylase-like isoform X2 — MAPVNEKVLNNAEYVPAKKALPEVNSDNGHINGNKASSYSYETLVETANFLLSRTSVRPHIGIICGSGLGSLAEHIEDPDSVDYEEIPNFPVSTVEGHHGRLVFGKISGVPVVAMQGRFHYYEGYPLWMCCLPIRVMKLLGVKTLIATNAAGGLNPNYKIGDLMIVKDHINMMGFAGNNPLHGPNDERFGPRFPPMNKAYNLEYRKIANEVAKELNIENIVREGVYTCLGGPNFETVAELKMLQMVGVDTVGMSTVHEVIIARHCDMKVFGLSLVTNECVTCEDAADEANHEEVLDVGRMRQDILRKYVSKLVERFAAVDGLN, encoded by the exons ATGGCTCCAGTTAATGAAAAAGTGTTAAACAACGCGGAATACGTTCCTGCGAAGAAAGCCCTGCCTGAAGTGAACTCGGATAATGGACATATCAATGGAAATAAGGCTAG CTCATATTCGTACGAGACCCTGGTGGAAACCGCCAACTTCCTTCTGTCCAGAACCTCGGTGCGGCCTCACATTGGGATCATCTGCGGGTCTGGGTTGG GCTCATTAGCAGAACACATAGAAGACCCAGACAGTGTAGACTATGAAGAAATCCCCAACTTCCCCGTGAGCACGGTGGAGGGCCATCATGGCAGACTGGTGTTCGGCAAGATATCGGGCGTCCCAGTGGTCGCCATGCAGGGCAGATTCCACTATTATGAAGGCTACCCCCTTTGGatg TGTTGCCTACCGATTCGCGTAATGAAACTCCTGGGAGTAAAAACTTTGATCGCTACAAACGCAGCTGGCGGGCTCAACCCCAACTACAAAATCGGAGACCTCATGATTGTAAAGGACCACATCAACATGATGGGCTTCGCTGGAAACAATCCCCTCCACGGACCCAACGACGAGAGATTTGGACCTCGCTTCCCTCCAATGAACAAGGCGTACAACTTGGAATATAGGAAAATAGCTAATGAA GTAGCGAAAGAATTGAATATAGAAAACATCGTACGCGAAGGCGTGTACACCTGTCTCGGAGGACCTAACTTCGAAACTGTAGCAGAGTTGAAGATGTTGCAAATGGTGGGAGTCGACACAGTAGGCATGTCAACAGTACATGAG gtTATCATCGCCCGCCACTGCGATATGAAAGTATTCGGTCTGTCGCTGGTGACCAACGAGTGTGTGACTTGCGAGGACGCGGCAGACGAAGCCAACCATGAGGAGGTGCTGGATGTCGGCCGCATGCGGCAGGATATTCTTCGCAAATACGTTTCAAAACTTGTTGAGCGATTCGCCGCGGTAGATGGCTTAAATTGA
- the LOC134745498 gene encoding epimerase family protein SDR39U1, producing MTNLKVLIGGGTGFIGRRLGDLISKHGYDVTNVSRMPGRNNLCWSDIAMRGLPDNTHAVVNLAGQQFMDFTKAWTPGFKQNVQNSRVFTTKSLVEAINKVEVKPKVLVVVTGVGAYEPSEYNKYDESSAVTGSDFFSRLTIEWEGAASKVDPSVRLVIIRSGVVIGREGGMIKNMILPFFLGLGGRIGSGKQFLPWIHVDDLTGIIKFAIENEKVDGILNGVSPHIITNRDFTASFAKALKRPAFFPVPEKILNVLLNPERAMLLTKGQHVTPKKVIELGYSYKYLNLDDACKDVAHLFPKKTAN from the exons ATGACAAATCTGAAAGTCTTAATcg gcgGGGGCACTGGCTTCATAGGTAGGCGTTTGGGTGATCTCATTTCAAAACATGGATATGATGTGACGAACGTTTCTCGAATGCCGGGCAGAAACAACCTATGCTGGTCGGATATAGCGATGAGAGGTTTGCCCGACAACACGCATGCTGTGGTCAATCTTGCGGGGCAACAGTTTATGGACTTCACCAAGGCCTGGACGCCTGG gtttAAACAAAATGTCCAGAATTCTCGAGTTTTCACTACCAAATCATTAGTAGAAGCCATAAACAAGGTAGAAGTTAAACCTAAGGTATTGGTTGTGGTCACTGGAGTTGGTGCATATGAGCCTTCAGAGTATAACAAGTATGATGAAAGTAGTGCTGTCACTGGCTCAGACTTCTTCTCCAGATTAACTATTGAATGGGAGGGAGCAGCCAGTAAAGTAGACCCATCAGTTAGACTT GTTATAATAAGATCTGGTGTAGTAATTGGCCGAGAAGGTGGAATGATAAAGAACATGATCCTGCCATTCTTCCTTGGACTAGGTGGGCGTATTGGCTCAGGCAAGCAATTCCTGCCTTGGATACATGTGGATGATCTTACAGGAATCATCAAATTCGCGATAGAAAATGAAAAAGTTGATGGAATACTAAATGGTGTATCTCCTCACATTATAACTAATCGGGATTTTACAGCG tcTTTTGCCAAAGCTCTCAAACGACCAGCTTTCTTTCCTGTGCCAGAAAAAATTCTAAATGTTCTACTCAACCCTGAGAGAGCCATGCTACTGACCAAAGGACAACACGTTACGCCTAAAAAAGTCATTGAACTCGGATATTCGTACAAATACCTCAACTTAGATGACGCATGCAAGGACGTCGCGCATCTGTTTCCAAAGAAAACAGCAAATTGA